The Fragaria vesca subsp. vesca linkage group LG2, FraVesHawaii_1.0, whole genome shotgun sequence genome includes a window with the following:
- the LOC101308047 gene encoding uncharacterized protein LOC101308047 — MARAEEDNWSEAVEDLVTSGDTDAAISVLESVISNLENKGLPDSGPPELASALSDLAELYSSKGFSLKADDLQSRASLIKLRHSSSSTSGVATEKQSSMPGKHSTDGHLEKSTKSQDSSACNGASDDDWEAIADRTPDELLSSQSLPGVSKLSLEDTKVQAPKRRGRGTFAYKKHELYSDQLSSKIVVDNDSLEEESECHNLEGGEETRNSKYGTRHILVLAGFPPSTRTMELENLFKDFRDHGVVIRWVNDTVALAVFQTPAIALEARNHIQCSMTVRVLNEDDTLLSSISPKDLEPPRQRPKTSARTAQRLIAHGMGLKLPSTAFGSRDLKEQENDRRSRIVTRQKLKDDAWGGDEQ; from the exons ATGGCGAGAGCAGAAGAAGACAACTGGAGCGAGGCAGTGGAAGATCTTGTAACATCAGGAGACACCGACGCAGCCATATCTGTACTGGAATCCGTAATCTCCAATTTGGAAAACAAAGGCTTGCCCGATTCAGGTCCTCCTGAGTTGGCTTCTGCTCTTTCCGATCTTGCAGAACTCTACTCCTCCAAAGGCTTCTCCCTCAAAGCAGACGACCTTCAGTCTCGCGCTTCCCTCATCAAGCTTCGTCACTCTTCCTCTTCCACTTCTGG TGTTGCGACAGAGAAGCAGAGCTCGATGCCCGGAAAGCATTCAACAGATG GACATCTTGAAAAATCAACGAAATCGCAGGATTCTTCTGCTTGCAATGGGGCTTCGGATGATG ATTGGGAAGCTATTGCAGACCGCACACCTGACGAATTACTCTCTTCACAATCTTTGCCCGGAGTATCAAAACTTTCTTTGGAAGATACCAAAGTTCAAGCCCCTAAGCGGCGTGGAAGAGGAACATTTGCATACAAGAAACATGAACTTTACAGTGATCAATTATCTAGTAAGATAGTAGTTGATAATGATAGCTTGGAGGAAGAAAGTGAGTGCCATAATTTAGAAGGCGGTGAAGAAACAAGAAACT CAAAATATGGTACACGACACATTCTTGTTTTAGCTGGCTTTCCACCAAGTACTAGAACAATGGAGTTAGAGAATCTTTTTAAGGACTTCAGAGATCATGGAGTTGTTATTCGCTGGGTCAATGATACGGTCGCACTTGCAGTTTTCCAAACACCAGCGATCG CACTTGAAGCTCGTAATCATATTCAATGTTCTATGACAGTTCGAGTGCTTAATGAGGATGATACCCTTTTAAGCTCAATTTCACCAAAAG ATCTGGAGCCTCCTCGGCAAAGGCCAAAAACATCAGCAAGAACTGCCCAGAGGCTCATTGCACATGGAATGGGACTGAAATTACCTTCAACTGCCTTCGGGTCCCGAGACTTGAAGGAACAGGAAAATGATCGAAGGAGCCGCATAGTCACGAGGCAAAAATTGAAAGATGATGCTTGGGGTGGGGATGAACAGTGA